A genomic segment from Spinacia oleracea cultivar Varoflay chromosome 3, BTI_SOV_V1, whole genome shotgun sequence encodes:
- the LOC110789152 gene encoding uncharacterized protein, whose protein sequence is MDAAYPLRSQDWALVFVVTCWWLWQWRKMRCFSREVDIPVDQVAFIFARVGAMKNAMDDKMLGGLTDKKSKCELFVSLEWRASKSAVDWDTEVVVHMMVEEEPANSPYIHIIHKCKTLIARQGCEVTISHCYRKANRAADWLANFGVDSDQKLVFLEAVLRDLQTVLLEDLGGMTIPRLVPAVGSSG, encoded by the exons ATGGATGCAGCCTATCCATTACGTAGTCAAGATTGGGCCTTGGTTTTTGTGGTGACTTGCTGGTGGCTCTGGCAATGGAGGAAAATGAGATGCTTCTCTAGGGAGGTAGACATACCAGTTGATCAAGTAGCATTTATCTTTGCTCGTGTAGGGGCCATGAAGAATGCTATGGATGACAAGATGCTAGGTGGTCTGACTGATAAAAAGAGCAAGTGTGAGTTGTTTGTCAG CTTGGAATGGAGGGCATCCAAAAGTGCAGTTGACTGGGATACTGAGGTAGTTGTCCATATGATGGTTGAGGAGGAACCGGCTAACTCTCCGTACATTCACATCATCCACAAATGTAAGACTCTAATAGCTCGTCAGGGATGCGAGGTTACTATATCACACTGCTATAGAAAAGCTAACCGAGCGGCGGATTGGTTGGCTAACTTTGGGGTCGACTCCGACCAGAAGTTGGTGTTCTTGGAAGCGGTCCTGAGAGATCTTCAAACCGTTTTATTGGAGGACTTGGGTGGGATGACGATTCCTCGCTTAGTACCAGCTGTTGGCTCGTCTGGGTGA
- the LOC110789165 gene encoding uncharacterized protein has product MADSCMKPNHQEHHNSHPKNSDPQIPSIYCDIHLPLGNSASTFNLENAVCSHGLFLMAPNQWDPHTKSLFRPLRLSFSSSALVRISSGQFPHTVLVRVYGARCLSPKEKEEVVVQIRRMLRLSEGEDKKVREFQEMHSEAKQMGFGRVFRSPTLFEDMVKAILFCNCQWSRTLSMAKALCELHLELWCCSSTVSVNAVGDTKSEVAASRPDSFTPGTPAVKESERKRKLQKVVSSIHADADAVDGSKAVLNARLNPVLMADGIQLKEKLVTCFVSSSRDENVNEAATSGHGLNECSGIVSEGIGIVVCSTEKTGNFPSPAEIASIDEKYLAKRCGLGYRAGRILKLAQGVIEGRIQLDQLEDLCKEASLYNYNKVDEKLREIEGYGPFTRRNVLMCLGFYNVVPSDSETIRHLKQVHGRTTTVQNVQKVVDEMYTRYEPYQFLAYWWEIWSFYEQRFGKFSEMPSSDYKLITASNMRINKTKQKPA; this is encoded by the exons ATGGCGGACAGTTGCATGAAACCCAACCACCAAGAACACCACAACAGCCATCCTAAAAATTCTGACCCTCAAATTCCATCCATTTACTGCGACATACACTTACCATTGGGAAATTCCGCCTCCACCTTCAACCTTGAGAACGCAGTTTGCAGCCATGGCCTTTTTCTCATGGCGCCAAACCAATGGGACCCACATACAAAATCCCTTTTCCGTCCCCTCcgtctttctttttcctcctcCGCCCTCGTCCGTATATCCTCTGGGCAGTTCCCTCATACAGTCCTCGTCCGCGTCTACGGCGCGCGGTGTCTCTCTCCAAAAGAGAAGGAAGAGGTGGTTGTGCAAATACGGAGGATGCTGAGATTGTCGGAGGGAGAAGATAagaaagtgagggagtttcagGAAATGCATTCCGAAGCTAAGCAGATGGGTTTTGGTAGGGTTTTTAGGTCACCCACTTTGTTCGAAGATATGGTTAAGGCCATCCTTTTCTGCAATTGCCA GTGGTCGAGGACTCTAAGCATGGCTAAAGCTCTTTGTGAACTTCATCTGGAATTGTGGTGTTGCTCATCCACGGTATCTGTAAATGCTGTTGGTGATACAAAATCAGAAGTTGCTGCAAGTAGGCCTGATAGCTTTACTCCAGGGACACCTGCAGTAAAAGAGTCGGAGAGGAAGCGTAAATTACAAAAAGTTGTAAGCAGCATACATGCGGATGCTGATGCTGTAGATGGTTCCAAAGCTGTTTTGAATGCAAGGTTGAATCCTGTTCTTATGGCAGATGGGATTCAACTGAAGGAGAAATTGGTAACATGTTTTGTCTCATCATCCAGAGATGAAAATGTTAATGAGGCTGCTACTTCTGGTCATGGTCTTAATGAATGTTCTGGAATAGTTTCTGAAGGAATAGGAATAGTAGTGTGTTCTACCGAAAAGACGGGGAACTTTCCTAGCCCAGCAGAAATAGCCAGCATAGATGAGAAGTATCTAGCAAAGCGCTGTGGCCTTGGTTACAGAGCTGGTCGCATATTAAAACTTGCACAAGGTGTAATTGAGGGCAGGATCCAACTTGACCAACTTGAAGATTTATGCAAGGAAGCTAGCTTGTACAACTACAACAAAGTGGATGAGAAGCTAAGAGAAATCGAGGGTTATGGTCCTTTCACACGTAGGAACGTGCTGATGTGCTTAGGGTTTTATAACGTTGTCCCTAGTGATTCTGAAACTATAAGGCATTTGAAACAG GTTCATGGGAGAACCACCACTGTCCAAAACGTTCAAAAAGTGGTTGATGAGATGTATACAAGATATGAGCCATATCAATTCTTGGCCTACTG GTGGGAAATTTGGAGTTTCTACGAGCAACGTTTTGGTAAATTCAGTGAAATGCCATCCTCGGACTATAAACTTATTACTGCAAGTAACATGAGAATTAACAAGACTAAGCAAAAGCCTGCTTGA